The Streptomyces cyanogenus DNA segment GCGTGTGTGCCAGGACGGGCTGCGAGCGCCGGCTGCACGGCGTGGTGCGCTGTGCCGGCGTGCGGTCGGGCGACCTGTGTGCGCCGGGAGCTGTCCGGGTGGGTGCGCTGTGCGGGTGTGCCGGGTTCGACGTGCCGGTGTGGTGATTGTGTTCCACGCGGGGTGCCGGCCACCGTTGACAGGTGATGCTCGTTCCGGGCCGGCTGTGGCAGTGGGGGACGGGGAGCCGGGCCGTGGGCGCGGGTCTCGCCGTCGGCGTCTTCTTCGGTGCCTTCGCCCTCGTCGAGTCGGGGGCATGGGCGGCCGCCGTGGTCGTCTTCGTGGTGCTCGGCCTGCTCTACGGGATCCGCGTGCCGCGCCGCATGAACCGGCTCTGGCCCGAGGCGAAGGACATGAGCCGGGCCGACCGGGCGGCCGTGGTGCGTGCCACCCGGCGGGGCGAGCCCGTCGCCGATCCCGGGCTGGCCCCCGCGGTCCTCGCGTACGCCGCCGCGCTGCGGCGGGCCGCGGAGGAGGACCGGCTGCGCCGCTGGATCGTCCTGGTCGTCACCCTGCTCGCGATCGCCCTCGCCGTGTACGACACCCTGACCGGCACCACGGGCGAGATGATCTCCTCATGGCTGGTGGTCGTCCTCTGCGTCGCCGACCTCTTGTGGTGGCCCCGCAGACGGGCCGTCCTGCTGGCCCGGTCCGACCGGGCGGTGGCGTCGGTCCGCCGGCTCGGCTGAACCGGAGGACCGCCGGGGGCCTGCCGTCCGGCAGACCGACGTTCCGGCCCGTGCAGCGGAGCGGTCCAGGCCGGCCATGACGCCGCCCAGCAGACCCGGAAGCCGCTGCGGCACGGCCCGCACGACGGCGACGCGCCCGCAACCCCGAGCACGCCGAGGGCGGCGTGCAGGCGGCTGCGGTCCATGGGCCGGGCGGTGACCGTTTCTGGGCTGGGTACCGGACGGAGATGCCGCCGGCGAACCAGGCGGCGCGGATCTTCTTGCAGAACCGGAAGAACTGCGGCTCCAGGGGTTCCCCGCGCGGACGCACGCCGGTGACGGCAGGCCGGGCGGAGGCGCGGACGGGCGGACGCCCCGCGCGGGAACGCGATCACGTGCGCAGGCGCTCCGCTCGACGGGAACGCGGTCACGCACACGGACGCACTGCCCGCCCTGCCGTCGGCGCCCCGGCTCAGGAGCGCACGAGTGGGGTGTCCACCAGGTGTTGTGCCTCCTGCGGATGGCGTGCTGTGTACGCCGTGGACGCTAGGGGCGGCAGCGGGGTGCCGGTTGCCCAGGAGCGCACGCAGGAGTGCTCGTCAGCGCACCGGGCGGGTCACTCGCTGCCGGCCGTCAGCTGTTCGACGACGCGGTCCAGATCGAGGTGGCGGTGCTCGGTGCCCGGCGGCACCAGCGCGTCGGCGCGCCGCAGGAAGCCGGTGACGACGGCGCCGTCCACCTCCAGCACCGCCGCCCCGGCCCCGGTTCTGAGCAGGATGCGGATCGCGTCGGAACGGGGCCTGAGCCCGGGGAACACCACGACGTCCCCCGACCCGCTGGGCCGGCGCAACCCCTGGGCGAGGAGTGCCCGGGCGAAGACCCAGTCCACGGAGGGGGCGGCGGGCGCGCCGAGGGACAGGCACACGGCGTACGGGTCGGTCGCCGAGTAGCGCAGCTCGGCGGGGAGCGGCACCGGCGGATCGTCGGCCACGGCGACGTGGACGCTCGTCCTGCAGACGATCGGGTCCTCGTCCGCGGCCTCTGCGGGATCGTGTGTCATGTCGTTCCCGGGATCGTGTGTCATGCCGTTCCCCCAGTCTGCGACGGCTCGGTTGCGTTGTTCGGTCCGTGCCAGGGCGGGCCGAGGTGCCGACGACCGTACGGCGGGGCCGGGGGAGAGGCTGGCCGGGGAGCGCACGGGTTGTAGCCCCGCGGCGAATCGGCATGGCGCCCGGCCCCACCCGGCCGCATGATGATTGAATATAGAACAACTAGCGGGTCGAGAGGTGGTCCACGATGAGCAATGCCGAGACGGAACCCGTCGAAGTACGCTGCGGCACGGCGGTGGCGGAGGAACCGGCGGCCGGGACGCCCCGGGTCGACGTGCTGACCCCGCGCGACGTGCCCCTCGGCGGCCCCCGGGCAATGACCGTGCGGCGCACTCTGCCGCAACGCTCCCGGACCCTGATCGGTGCCTGGTGCTTCGCCGACCACTACGGCCCCGACGACGTCGCCGCGACCGGCGGCATGGACGTCGCACCGCACCCGCACACCGGGCTGCAGACCGTGAGCTGGCTCTTCAGCGGCGAGATCGAGCACCGCGACAGCCTCGGCAGCCACGCCTTCGTACGGCCCGGCGAGCTGAACCTCATGACCGGCGGATACGGCATCAGCCACTCCGAGGTCTCCACCCCGCGGACCACCGTCCTGCACGGCGTCCAGCTGTGGGTGGCCCTGCCCGAGGAGCACCGGGCCGCCCCGCGGAACTTCCAGCACCACGTGCCCGAGCCGGTGCGCACCGACGGGGCCGAGGTCAGGGTCTTCCTCGGTTCCCTCGCCGGGGCCGTCTCCCCGGTGCCGACCTTCACGCCCCTGCTCGGCGCCGAGATCGTCCTGCAGCCGCACGCGGCCCTCACGCTCGCCGTGGACCCCGGCTTCGAGCACGGCCTCCTCGTCGACCGGGGTGCCGTCCGTCTCGCGGACGTCCACCTGAAACCCGCCGAGCTGGGCTACGTCCACCCCGGCCCCGGCGCGCTGACCCTGACCAACGAGTCGGACGACACCGCGCGGGCGGTCCTCCTCGGCGGAACACCCTTCCAGGAGGAGATCGTCATGTGGTGGAATTTCATCGGCCGCAGCCACGAGGATATCGTCAGGGCCCGCGAGGACTGGCAAAACTCTTCCGATCGTTTCGGGGCCGTCGAAGGATATCCGGGAGACCGTCTCCCCGCCCCGGCCCTGCCGAATGCGACCATCACGCCGCGCAGGAATCCACCGCGTCACTGACGCCGTCCGAAAGGCACCCGATGAGCCAGCCTTCCCCCGTTTCCGTCGTCGAGCGCGTGGACTCCAGGAATCGCTACGAAATCCACGTCGACGGCGAACGCGCCGGACTGACCGCCTACCGCGACCGCGGTGAGCAGCGCGTCTTCTACCACACCGAGATCGACGACGCCTTCGCCGGACAGGGCCTCGCCTCCCGGCTGGTCCAGGAGGCGCTCACCGACGTACGCAACTCCGGGAAGCGGATCGTGCCCGTCTGCCCGTACGTGGCGAAGTTCCTCAAGCGGCACGAGGAGTTCGCCGACCTGGTCGACGCCGTGACACCCGACGTCCTGCAGTGGCTG contains these protein-coding regions:
- a CDS encoding GNAT family N-acetyltransferase, translating into MSQPSPVSVVERVDSRNRYEIHVDGERAGLTAYRDRGEQRVFYHTEIDDAFAGQGLASRLVQEALTDVRNSGKRIVPVCPYVAKFLKRHEEFADLVDAVTPDVLQWLDTELG
- a CDS encoding pirin family protein, which encodes MSNAETEPVEVRCGTAVAEEPAAGTPRVDVLTPRDVPLGGPRAMTVRRTLPQRSRTLIGAWCFADHYGPDDVAATGGMDVAPHPHTGLQTVSWLFSGEIEHRDSLGSHAFVRPGELNLMTGGYGISHSEVSTPRTTVLHGVQLWVALPEEHRAAPRNFQHHVPEPVRTDGAEVRVFLGSLAGAVSPVPTFTPLLGAEIVLQPHAALTLAVDPGFEHGLLVDRGAVRLADVHLKPAELGYVHPGPGALTLTNESDDTARAVLLGGTPFQEEIVMWWNFIGRSHEDIVRAREDWQNSSDRFGAVEGYPGDRLPAPALPNATITPRRNPPRH
- a CDS encoding SsgA family sporulation/cell division regulator; amino-acid sequence: MTHDPAEAADEDPIVCRTSVHVAVADDPPVPLPAELRYSATDPYAVCLSLGAPAAPSVDWVFARALLAQGLRRPSGSGDVVVFPGLRPRSDAIRILLRTGAGAAVLEVDGAVVTGFLRRADALVPPGTEHRHLDLDRVVEQLTAGSE